Proteins co-encoded in one Cytophaga hutchinsonii ATCC 33406 genomic window:
- a CDS encoding lipocalin family protein: MKKRTIIVSALAASALVLLFSSLTFKKKNVDVVKPFDQRKYLGKWYEIARLDYSWEKNLNNVTATYSLREDGKIKVDNKGYNVKKEKWEESVGKAAPVADPAEGRLKVSFFGPFYAGYNVVAIDDAYTYALVAGENTKYLWILSRKKTIPENVKEAYLKKAQSLGYDTAALIWVTHNKD; encoded by the coding sequence ATGAAAAAGAGAACCATTATAGTGTCTGCATTGGCAGCCTCTGCCTTAGTATTACTTTTTTCTTCCTTAACATTTAAAAAGAAAAATGTTGATGTTGTTAAGCCCTTTGATCAGAGAAAATACCTGGGTAAATGGTATGAGATTGCGCGCCTGGATTATTCCTGGGAAAAGAATCTGAATAACGTAACCGCTACATATTCGTTGCGTGAAGACGGAAAAATAAAAGTAGATAACAAAGGCTATAATGTAAAAAAAGAAAAATGGGAGGAGAGTGTCGGCAAAGCTGCTCCCGTTGCAGACCCGGCAGAAGGCAGGCTAAAAGTTTCGTTTTTCGGTCCGTTTTATGCTGGTTATAATGTTGTAGCCATTGATGATGCGTATACGTATGCGCTTGTTGCAGGTGAAAATACCAAATACCTGTGGATTCTTTCCCGGAAAAAAACAATTCCGGAAAATGTAAAAGAAGCATACCTGAAAAAAGCACAATCACTGGGGTATGACACAGCAGCACTTATTTGGGTAACGCATAACAAGGATTAA
- a CDS encoding putative signal transducing protein: MAHDSIITIRTFNNLAEASIIQNKLANEGIESFIENENVMGLNPSGGVELKVLAQDERSARLIVEE, from the coding sequence ATGGCACACGATAGCATAATTACCATACGTACATTCAATAACCTTGCTGAGGCATCGATTATTCAGAACAAATTAGCAAATGAAGGTATTGAATCTTTTATAGAAAATGAAAACGTTATGGGGCTTAATCCTTCCGGAGGCGTTGAGTTAAAAGTATTGGCGCAGGATGAACGTTCTGCAAGATTAATCGTTGAAGAGTAA
- a CDS encoding T9SS type A sorting domain-containing protein, whose protein sequence is MKYLKLIFTLVFAMQFALVQSQDLKWAGDFGSNDQNYVNSLITKVAGNGDYIVTGILYGTVDFDFSSGVKNLTSDRKNVFIARYSSTGSFIWVKLLKGTRGFYESSNPTINIDKDDNIILGMRSDHTVDFDPSDAGEYKLQSAYNDTEAAYLAKYDGNGNFIWAKKFQADRGLYPNFIETDAVDGSIYLVGGYYYTQDFDFGAGITSLYGSSQTNTIFLAKYNPTGDLIFAKILMSTNDGVGITAMKMINNSEFVFAGNLIGANFNPGGTAAYFYVGTNGGYVAKYKTDGTFICANAIYIENYIGDISDVTTDRDGNMYVVGDFSGSVDFNGRTTEGQVIVAKSSYETDGFVVKYNAQAEVVWYFSIGNTDWDSCNGIEIDSKNNLLIVGLFTGEVDFDPVLSSYQTLVNPAGASVYAASYTLDKQYINAKQLAFSPSNMVMSPGMIIKASDDFMIGAIAYNPTDVDPSSNEVLVHTFPSDSGPREYLSVYNLNTTPITTSILNQQTASFTAYPNPVTGDVLYITNVPEDILNSRPVLTSLDGRTISLAYTQDQEKLTIDLNGLAKGVYFITMDGHSVKIIR, encoded by the coding sequence ATGAAATATCTGAAACTTATTTTTACACTTGTGTTTGCGATGCAATTCGCTTTAGTACAAAGCCAGGATCTAAAATGGGCGGGCGATTTCGGTAGCAATGATCAAAACTATGTGAACTCCCTTATCACCAAAGTTGCCGGCAATGGCGACTACATTGTTACAGGGATTTTATATGGTACAGTAGATTTTGATTTTAGTTCGGGTGTTAAAAATCTAACATCAGATCGAAAAAATGTTTTTATTGCCCGCTATTCTTCAACAGGAAGCTTTATCTGGGTTAAATTATTAAAAGGAACCAGGGGATTTTATGAATCTTCAAATCCGACCATTAACATTGATAAGGATGATAATATTATTCTGGGCATGAGATCGGATCATACCGTTGACTTTGATCCTTCCGATGCAGGTGAATACAAATTGCAAAGTGCATACAACGATACGGAAGCAGCCTATTTAGCCAAATATGATGGGAATGGAAATTTTATCTGGGCCAAAAAATTCCAGGCAGACAGAGGATTATACCCGAATTTTATTGAAACAGATGCCGTTGACGGAAGCATTTATCTTGTTGGTGGCTATTATTACACACAGGATTTTGATTTTGGCGCTGGTATTACTTCACTATATGGAAGCAGTCAGACAAACACTATTTTTCTTGCCAAATACAATCCAACAGGAGACTTGATTTTTGCCAAAATCCTTATGAGCACAAATGATGGTGTTGGTATTACAGCTATGAAAATGATAAATAATTCAGAATTTGTTTTTGCAGGCAATTTGATTGGTGCCAATTTCAATCCAGGCGGCACAGCTGCATATTTTTATGTTGGAACAAATGGCGGATATGTTGCTAAGTATAAAACAGACGGCACATTTATTTGTGCCAATGCAATTTATATTGAAAATTATATTGGAGATATTAGTGATGTAACAACAGATCGTGACGGTAATATGTATGTGGTTGGAGATTTTTCAGGCTCCGTTGATTTTAATGGACGTACAACTGAGGGGCAGGTAATTGTGGCGAAAAGCTCCTATGAAACAGATGGTTTTGTAGTAAAATATAATGCTCAGGCAGAAGTTGTATGGTATTTCTCAATAGGAAATACAGACTGGGATTCTTGCAATGGCATAGAAATAGACAGTAAAAATAATTTACTTATTGTAGGTCTTTTTACCGGAGAGGTTGATTTTGATCCGGTGCTTTCAAGTTACCAAACACTTGTAAATCCTGCAGGCGCATCGGTATATGCTGCATCGTATACGCTTGATAAGCAATATATAAACGCTAAACAATTAGCATTTTCACCCAGCAATATGGTTATGAGTCCGGGTATGATCATAAAAGCATCTGATGATTTTATGATAGGTGCTATTGCATATAATCCTACAGATGTTGATCCTTCTTCAAATGAAGTACTTGTTCATACATTTCCATCAGATTCAGGTCCCAGAGAATATCTGTCGGTATACAATTTGAACACAACTCCGATAACTACATCAATCTTAAATCAACAAACAGCATCGTTTACAGCATATCCCAATCCTGTGACCGGAGACGTACTTTACATTACCAATGTGCCGGAAGATATACTTAACTCCAGACCTGTACTTACTTCGCTGGATGGACGTACTATTTCGCTGGCGTATACACAAGATCAGGAAAAACTTACAATAGACTTGAATGGGTTAGCGAAAGGAGTATATTTTATAACCATGGATGGTCACTCCGTAAAAATAATCCGATAA
- a CDS encoding glycine-rich domain-containing protein, whose amino-acid sequence MINQTLWDSVKSFPLDERDDAYNFSVRLAFENNWPDYITQQAILEYKKFMFLAATSNNMVSPSEIVDIVWHQHLLFTQSYNAFCQLLGKRIDHIPSTHNPAEKLKFEQAKQRTQTLYEQHFGKQPAVIWNYATVYDSIPIKKSRYAEVDAFKIIAVLLFSSYFIYLLTESSIRKIPNPAFLICFISTWSLAMFLIFRQYKKGALAIIRQWKSNSIITHLSPLELTSIKFQNTSYVIHYYVSRMVKQKHVRITAENTLKLNREPDVQDSIEKVLYNEIKKNGRPIFYAQLLKAVNAIPLIVKIHQVKGELNKKIISSVVYVQMILLSTATLGVLLMLLLIRLATGFMYNKPVGFLIVTLVLCILSAAIYITIIRKYFWHSVFPNEFDNIFIPENITQTAYPSWQWKYVLGGTIIASGLKPMVDYTSRHNGNSCGTSCGSSCGSSCGSSGGSCGGGGCGGCGGD is encoded by the coding sequence ATGATTAACCAAACTCTTTGGGATTCAGTAAAATCATTCCCGCTTGATGAAAGGGATGATGCCTATAATTTTTCTGTCCGGCTGGCATTTGAAAATAACTGGCCGGATTATATTACCCAACAAGCCATTCTGGAATACAAAAAATTCATGTTCCTTGCAGCAACAAGCAACAACATGGTTTCACCTTCTGAAATCGTTGACATTGTCTGGCATCAGCACCTGCTCTTTACACAATCGTATAATGCTTTCTGTCAGCTGCTCGGCAAGCGGATAGATCACATACCTTCCACACATAACCCCGCCGAAAAATTAAAATTTGAACAGGCAAAGCAGCGTACACAAACATTGTACGAACAGCACTTTGGCAAACAGCCCGCAGTGATCTGGAATTATGCAACGGTCTATGATTCCATTCCAATAAAAAAATCCAGGTATGCAGAAGTTGATGCATTTAAAATTATAGCTGTACTGCTTTTTTCATCCTATTTTATTTATCTGCTAACCGAATCAAGCATACGTAAGATACCCAATCCTGCATTCCTCATTTGTTTTATAAGTACATGGAGCCTTGCCATGTTTCTTATTTTCCGGCAATATAAAAAAGGTGCATTGGCAATCATACGTCAATGGAAGTCAAACAGTATTATTACACATTTATCTCCGCTTGAACTGACAAGCATTAAATTTCAGAATACATCTTATGTAATTCACTATTATGTAAGCCGGATGGTGAAACAAAAACATGTTCGCATTACTGCTGAAAATACTCTCAAACTGAATCGCGAACCTGACGTTCAGGATTCCATTGAAAAAGTTTTATATAATGAGATCAAGAAAAATGGCCGCCCTATTTTTTATGCCCAGCTACTGAAGGCTGTTAATGCCATTCCGTTGATTGTTAAAATACATCAGGTGAAGGGTGAGCTGAATAAAAAAATCATATCATCGGTTGTGTATGTACAAATGATCCTGTTATCTACAGCTACTTTAGGTGTTCTGCTGATGCTGCTTTTGATCCGGTTGGCAACAGGATTCATGTACAATAAACCTGTCGGATTTCTGATTGTAACACTTGTTTTGTGTATACTGTCTGCCGCGATTTATATAACTATTATCCGGAAATATTTCTGGCATAGTGTATTCCCGAATGAATTTGACAACATTTTTATTCCGGAGAATATTACTCAAACAGCATATCCATCCTGGCAATGGAAATACGTGCTTGGAGGTACAATTATTGCATCAGGCTTAAAGCCCATGGTTGATTATACATCCAGACACAACGGAAACAGTTGTGGTACTTCCTGCGGATCAAGCTGTGGCAGCAGTTGCGGGAGCAGCGGCGGCAGTTGCGGAGGAGGAGGCTGTGGCGGATGCGGCGGTGACTGA
- a CDS encoding YgaP-like transmembrane domain yields the protein MEKKLTVNVSDTERIASVLAGSYFMYRSLKRQPKNYAAIASAGLLLFRGVTGHCPGYSAAGKKTLPAPVHNIDIETSVIVNRPVDTVYSFWRRLENLPLFMTHLKSVKQKDHNKSDWEAYLPGGIGSIHWEAKIVKDKPGKVIAWSSLENSTIHNAGKVMFEDIGELGTVINVVISYQAPLGVAGEKVLALLTPTFEKMIRKDIVNFKQYIETGKLPTDKEYAENGKSQFE from the coding sequence ATGGAAAAGAAATTAACTGTTAATGTATCTGATACGGAGCGTATTGCTTCGGTATTAGCCGGATCTTATTTTATGTACCGTTCTTTGAAACGTCAGCCTAAAAACTATGCAGCAATCGCATCTGCAGGCCTTTTATTATTCAGAGGTGTAACAGGTCATTGTCCGGGTTATTCGGCTGCAGGGAAGAAGACGTTGCCCGCTCCGGTTCACAATATAGATATCGAAACATCGGTTATCGTTAACCGTCCGGTGGATACCGTTTATTCTTTCTGGAGGAGATTGGAAAATCTACCCTTGTTTATGACACATTTAAAAAGTGTAAAGCAGAAAGATCATAATAAATCGGATTGGGAAGCTTATTTGCCCGGCGGCATCGGAAGTATTCACTGGGAAGCGAAAATTGTAAAAGATAAACCAGGCAAAGTAATCGCGTGGAGCTCACTTGAAAATTCTACCATACATAATGCAGGCAAAGTTATGTTTGAAGATATTGGTGAATTAGGTACCGTTATAAATGTTGTAATCAGTTATCAGGCACCACTGGGTGTTGCAGGTGAAAAAGTATTGGCATTACTTACGCCTACGTTTGAAAAAATGATCCGAAAAGATATTGTTAATTTCAAACAGTATATTGAAACAGGCAAATTGCCAACAGATAAAGAATATGCAGAAAACGGCAAATCACAATTTGAATAA
- a CDS encoding mechanosensitive ion channel family protein: protein MEKFIFYWSGELFGKFQSVFILITFALVGYVMGVVFYKAIEYVLIRLSGTNYKAISRNFKFSLRFFTTVLLLNIGLAFTNFHDKTERTVGKILFILIVISLAYILIRILQFIKDILYLKFDVNITGNINERRARTQVDFLQKLGTAFVIFISIAIVLMSFERVRELGTSLLASAGIAGIIIGFAAQKSLGNLLAGFQIAFTQPMRYDDVVIVQGQYGRVEEITLTYVVVKLWDERRLILPISYFIDNAFENWTRTSSEMLGAVVLYTDFAMPLEPMREELKRLLDNEGKILWNGKVAVVQLTDLNEQSMQVRILVSAFNSGLLFDLRCLIREKMMQFIIQNYPHCLPVRRILSDPITNPSSGIVSVGNQGV, encoded by the coding sequence ATGGAAAAATTTATCTTTTATTGGTCAGGTGAGCTTTTTGGAAAATTTCAAAGCGTATTCATTTTAATTACATTCGCATTAGTCGGGTATGTAATGGGTGTGGTTTTTTATAAAGCCATTGAATATGTATTGATTCGCCTTTCCGGAACAAACTATAAAGCTATCAGTCGGAATTTTAAATTTTCACTGCGTTTTTTCACAACAGTTTTATTGTTAAACATTGGTCTGGCATTTACCAATTTTCATGATAAAACAGAACGTACCGTTGGTAAAATTCTGTTTATCCTGATTGTTATTTCGCTTGCATATATTCTGATTCGGATTCTTCAGTTTATTAAAGATATTCTGTATTTAAAATTTGATGTTAACATTACCGGTAATATCAATGAACGCAGAGCGCGCACTCAGGTTGATTTTTTACAGAAGCTTGGTACCGCATTTGTGATTTTCATTTCCATCGCAATTGTACTGATGAGTTTTGAACGAGTTCGTGAATTGGGTACAAGCCTGCTGGCTTCTGCCGGCATTGCAGGTATCATTATAGGTTTTGCAGCACAAAAGTCATTAGGGAATCTGTTGGCAGGTTTTCAGATTGCGTTTACGCAGCCGATGCGGTATGATGATGTAGTGATTGTACAAGGTCAATATGGGCGTGTGGAAGAGATTACGCTCACATATGTAGTTGTTAAACTATGGGACGAAAGAAGATTGATATTACCTATATCGTACTTTATTGATAATGCATTTGAAAACTGGACGCGTACTTCTTCAGAAATGTTAGGAGCGGTTGTACTGTATACAGATTTTGCAATGCCGCTGGAGCCTATGCGCGAAGAATTAAAAAGATTGCTGGATAATGAAGGTAAAATTCTCTGGAATGGTAAAGTTGCCGTTGTGCAGCTTACAGATTTGAATGAACAATCTATGCAGGTTCGGATTTTAGTAAGTGCATTTAATTCCGGATTGCTATTTGATCTGCGCTGTCTGATACGCGAAAAAATGATGCAGTTTATTATACAAAATTATCCGCACTGTTTACCTGTCAGACGGATTCTTTCCGACCCTATTACAAACCCGTCGTCAGGTATTGTATCCGTTGGAAATCAGGGAGTATAA
- a CDS encoding energy transducer TonB produces the protein MRALFSFFFLLGIVFTASAQTMADSVAAADRDIPSAPDTLPKFPGGDQAFAEFISSHLVYPKDARKQGIEGKTYTQFTVEKDGSISAIKTVNGKGLSPSCDQAVIDVLLQSPRWQPAMKDGLPIRCKMIVPVKFTLDQSVRKK, from the coding sequence ATGCGAGCACTGTTTTCTTTCTTTTTTTTACTTGGAATCGTCTTTACCGCGTCCGCCCAAACAATGGCTGACTCTGTTGCCGCAGCAGACAGAGATATTCCTTCTGCACCAGATACACTCCCTAAATTCCCCGGCGGCGACCAGGCTTTTGCAGAGTTTATTTCTTCTCATTTAGTATATCCCAAAGATGCCCGCAAGCAAGGAATTGAAGGAAAAACATACACACAATTTACAGTAGAGAAAGATGGCTCGATTTCTGCAATTAAAACGGTTAACGGAAAAGGGTTGAGTCCTTCCTGTGACCAGGCTGTAATTGATGTATTACTCCAATCTCCACGTTGGCAGCCGGCCATGAAAGATGGCTTACCCATACGCTGTAAAATGATTGTACCGGTTAAATTCACATTAGACCAATCTGTCAGAAAAAAATAA
- a CDS encoding choice-of-anchor D domain-containing protein: MRLIQKNLLFVILISCLMNSNTVKAQQLTLFNIDTTKYPVVKADFFALDKLENQITTLTRESVSIHENGIEQQVVKVVNPAAVKPKSISLVLTIDISESMQKQYMPLAKNAAAAIVNKLPLDISECAVTSFNDVSFINTDFTRDRFKLLQSIQTLVPAGGTDYNKGFIKSNAGGLDILKKGLHEKVLIFLTDGYGDVNPTEIIQQAKSIGAKVYVITLGMSAPEELKRIVTATNGSYYENVISEQEINAVYMSILYRSQGLTPSSVEWISTAGCGYSKDVAFSEKRNTLKQAPAQYNAPVRHTVRLRADVNTITFNTETKEIPVALKAVNGDFSVTAFNSSHPFFSLAAPAFPRTIKKDETVNVIVTNTGSITEFVSGRIELTSAGCQSTYIYFQCQPPSSQPVLNLVAPNGKETFYVGQDTLIRWSVQHTTAPVKISFSSNAGKKWMIIADSITTGQFNWKIPNTPGTDNLIKVEAAAAKNNVKPVSKVVYDGFTDMMNAYNLSPDGSRYISQTGTELLLHDTYTNAIINKTKNTIKKGYFIFSPDGKYLFMYDENQPIRVYDGHTFEFIEEWGIFKNTLSNYIEPYMSNDLSQYVARDTDGSLGIFNFKTGVKMKSVDFVKGKEITDFTSSYIVSLEEGDHKVWVWDHKKGIRVLEIAAPLERIVNAEFNADENVLIIHTWGNDGKNQNFTAYDLTGKQLYTYKNTDKAFMSLDTYQNYALCSVADKPALIEMNTGKIVLSYMLSEPVKFGWFVPFSNGKYILLTGTSSSNVYMLTSGIDGSKDAPAQDQSDAVFTILSIKPLATNIVFPAVYNGNKKDTVVAACIKNNTAVDITVKKISIEGTNAASFKLLNPITGFTIHPKSSQDIEIRFAPVTAGMHQAILTVITLYDTVRVQISGTGIIKPYKLQLAELNMGTVEVGKSKDTTFTRLLTNTSAGTLYITSMRLAGPDKTQFKIVSSTTATLASGASAEIKLNFSPTQRGRTSTQLTIDIKDAVNTLTVPVYAEAYLPRKYTVQLNYIDASTNTATAAAVTCIDRQSKKSMESAVINAGKSSTTAVYADRIYVFTVTKAGYKTVVDSVNLLKTITDNILTKEIILIPDGPSTPVTRVLSGHVFIKGTQSPLWSHISFYSSVNKTLIKKIESEPDGTYNITLPIGTYAVQVEKEGYVNENTTLEISNGTNDQVKNFELTPIKVGETIRLPHVYFARGGTTLLESSYESLDQLYTLLTDNPTMRIELLGYTDNQGDAKLNVLLSEQRVAAIKDYLVGKGIAETRIGGKGYGGANPIASNATEETRQLNRRVEFKIVSK; this comes from the coding sequence ATGCGTTTGATTCAAAAAAACTTGCTGTTTGTTATTCTCATCAGTTGTCTGATGAACAGTAATACGGTAAAGGCACAGCAGCTTACATTATTTAATATTGATACAACGAAATATCCGGTAGTAAAGGCGGATTTTTTTGCGCTGGATAAACTTGAAAACCAGATAACCACACTGACGCGGGAATCGGTTTCCATTCATGAAAATGGAATTGAACAACAGGTTGTGAAGGTGGTTAATCCGGCAGCCGTTAAACCAAAATCAATTTCGCTTGTACTCACCATTGATATTTCAGAATCCATGCAAAAGCAATATATGCCGCTGGCTAAAAATGCAGCAGCAGCTATTGTAAATAAGTTGCCATTGGATATTTCAGAATGTGCGGTAACAAGCTTTAATGATGTAAGTTTTATCAATACCGATTTTACACGGGACCGGTTTAAGCTGCTGCAATCCATACAGACATTAGTTCCTGCCGGCGGTACGGACTACAACAAAGGATTTATTAAGTCGAATGCCGGGGGATTGGATATATTGAAAAAAGGACTACATGAAAAGGTTCTCATTTTTTTAACCGATGGGTATGGGGATGTAAACCCGACAGAAATTATTCAACAGGCAAAAAGTATAGGCGCCAAAGTATATGTGATTACCTTAGGCATGAGCGCTCCCGAAGAACTAAAGCGCATTGTAACAGCAACCAACGGCAGTTATTATGAAAACGTTATTTCTGAACAGGAAATCAATGCTGTTTATATGAGTATATTGTACCGGAGCCAGGGGCTTACTCCATCTTCTGTAGAATGGATCAGCACTGCAGGTTGCGGATATTCAAAAGATGTTGCGTTCAGTGAAAAAAGGAATACATTAAAGCAAGCACCCGCTCAGTACAATGCTCCCGTCAGGCATACCGTGCGTTTGCGCGCAGATGTAAATACAATCACCTTCAATACGGAAACCAAAGAAATACCGGTTGCTTTAAAAGCGGTTAATGGAGATTTTTCTGTTACAGCGTTCAATTCATCTCATCCTTTTTTTTCATTAGCTGCACCTGCATTTCCCCGTACAATAAAAAAAGATGAAACTGTAAATGTTATTGTAACGAATACAGGATCTATAACAGAATTTGTTTCAGGAAGAATTGAATTGACTTCTGCGGGCTGCCAATCAACGTATATTTATTTTCAGTGTCAGCCGCCTTCCAGCCAGCCTGTATTAAATCTGGTTGCGCCAAATGGGAAAGAAACATTTTACGTCGGCCAGGATACGCTGATCCGGTGGAGTGTGCAGCATACAACAGCTCCTGTAAAAATTTCTTTCAGCAGCAACGCAGGAAAAAAATGGATGATAATAGCCGACAGCATTACAACGGGGCAGTTCAACTGGAAAATTCCGAATACGCCTGGTACCGATAATTTAATAAAAGTAGAAGCCGCAGCAGCAAAAAATAACGTAAAGCCCGTTTCAAAAGTGGTGTACGATGGCTTTACGGATATGATGAATGCATATAATCTGAGCCCGGATGGTTCAAGGTACATATCGCAGACCGGAACAGAATTGCTGCTGCATGATACCTATACCAATGCCATTATAAATAAAACAAAAAATACGATCAAAAAAGGATACTTTATTTTTTCACCGGATGGAAAGTATCTGTTTATGTATGATGAAAACCAGCCAATACGCGTATACGATGGACATACGTTTGAATTTATAGAAGAGTGGGGGATATTTAAAAATACCTTAAGCAATTATATTGAGCCCTATATGAGTAACGATCTCAGCCAGTATGTGGCAAGAGATACAGATGGCAGCCTGGGCATTTTCAATTTTAAGACTGGGGTTAAAATGAAGTCCGTTGATTTTGTTAAAGGAAAAGAAATAACAGACTTTACTTCCAGCTATATTGTTTCTCTGGAAGAAGGCGATCATAAGGTTTGGGTATGGGATCATAAAAAAGGAATACGCGTGCTGGAAATCGCTGCTCCGCTGGAACGTATTGTTAATGCTGAATTTAATGCAGATGAAAATGTGCTGATTATTCATACCTGGGGGAACGATGGAAAAAATCAGAACTTTACCGCATACGATTTAACCGGCAAACAACTATACACCTATAAAAATACCGATAAAGCATTCATGTCATTGGATACCTATCAGAACTATGCATTATGTTCTGTAGCAGATAAACCGGCATTGATTGAAATGAATACGGGTAAAATCGTATTAAGCTATATGTTATCTGAGCCGGTTAAATTTGGCTGGTTTGTGCCTTTCAGTAACGGAAAATATATTTTATTGACAGGCACATCTTCCAGTAATGTATATATGCTGACGTCTGGTATCGATGGCTCGAAAGATGCACCTGCACAGGATCAATCGGATGCTGTATTTACCATTCTTTCAATAAAACCTCTTGCAACTAACATAGTGTTTCCGGCTGTTTATAACGGCAATAAAAAAGATACAGTTGTTGCAGCCTGTATTAAGAATAATACTGCTGTAGATATAACGGTTAAGAAAATCTCTATTGAAGGAACAAACGCAGCATCGTTTAAGCTGCTGAATCCAATCACCGGATTTACGATACATCCAAAATCCAGTCAGGATATTGAAATCCGTTTTGCGCCTGTTACTGCAGGCATGCACCAGGCAATATTAACCGTTATTACATTGTATGATACTGTTCGTGTTCAAATATCCGGAACAGGAATTATAAAACCATATAAGCTGCAGCTGGCTGAACTCAATATGGGTACAGTAGAAGTAGGTAAATCAAAAGATACGACATTCACCCGCCTCCTTACCAATACCAGTGCAGGCACGCTATATATCACGTCTATGCGGTTGGCAGGGCCGGATAAAACACAATTCAAAATTGTATCTTCAACCACTGCAACACTTGCATCTGGTGCATCGGCAGAGATCAAACTGAATTTTTCACCTACTCAACGAGGAAGAACATCCACACAGCTTACTATTGATATTAAAGATGCCGTGAATACACTTACAGTACCTGTGTACGCAGAAGCCTATCTTCCGCGTAAATATACGGTTCAGCTTAATTATATAGATGCTTCGACAAACACGGCTACAGCAGCAGCAGTGACCTGTATTGATCGGCAATCTAAAAAAAGCATGGAGTCTGCTGTAATCAATGCTGGTAAAAGTTCAACAACGGCTGTATATGCTGACCGCATATATGTTTTTACGGTCACAAAAGCAGGATATAAAACCGTTGTTGACAGCGTGAATTTATTAAAGACAATTACAGATAATATACTAACAAAAGAAATTATATTAATTCCGGATGGCCCGTCAACACCTGTTACACGGGTGCTTTCCGGACATGTTTTTATTAAAGGTACGCAGTCGCCGCTTTGGTCGCATATTTCTTTTTACAGTTCAGTAAATAAAACACTGATTAAAAAAATTGAAAGTGAACCCGATGGTACGTATAACATTACATTACCGATTGGTACGTATGCTGTACAGGTAGAAAAAGAAGGATATGTAAATGAGAACACGACACTGGAAATCAGTAATGGAACGAACGATCAGGTTAAAAATTTTGAATTAACACCAATCAAAGTTGGGGAAACAATTCGCCTGCCGCATGTGTATTTTGCACGGGGAGGTACAACGCTGCTGGAAAGCAGCTATGAATCGCTTGATCAGCTGTATACCTTATTAACAGATAATCCTACGATGCGCATAGAGTTATTGGGTTATACCGACAACCAGGGCGATGCAAAGCTGAATGTACTTTTGTCTGAACAGCGTGTAGCGGCTATCAAAGATTATCTGGTAGGGAAGGGCATCGCAGAAACACGAATTGGCGGTAAAGGATACGGCGGTGCAAACCCGATTGCCAGCAACGCTACAGAAGAGACGCGGCAGTTAAACCGGCGGGTTGAATTTAAAATTGTAAGTAAGTAG